cttatattttatatgaatatgaatgtgaAATAATGTAAGCGTAAGTAAATAAGGACAGAGtttgattttgggtgaactgtcagaCTGTATAAAACATGGACGTGATGTCACCCGTAAGTTTGTGAAGTGCAATTTTGAAGCCTAAAGTAGGCGGAGCTTGTTGTCGCCATCTTGGCAGCGCGTCACTCCCGGATgataaaaaaggtcaaaaaggGACGTGGGTAGAGTTGAGGTGCCTGGTTGGTAACACACTAGTCACTCATGTGGTACCGCCCTTCATTTTAAGGAGTACTATTATTTAAACGGATGAGTTATGAAAGATTCACCCCCTGAAAAATTAGCTTTATAgaccaaaatcattttttgtaccaggctgtaaacatgttttactcTGCTATAAAGTTGAGCATTAAATCAtggggctcaatgagattctgctctgttttggagcCAGTCTCTAGTGGCCAGTCAATGTATTGCAGTTTATGTCACTTAGTTTCACGAGAGAGACCGGAAGGTTGCCGCTCGGCAAAAAGAGTAGTACCGGGTGTAGTTTTCTCCAGTTGGTACCAGCGGTAGAAAGCTCTTTTCTTCTGCTCACTGAGGTCTGAACCCTGCTGAAGCAGCCAATGAGAGATCCGGCTTTGACTTATACCTGAAGAGATTGACAAACAGCATATAAAGGcaaaataagatttaaataaaaattaatgttGTTTTCTAAAGCCTCTTAACAAATTTCTTAACCGTAATGCGGTTATAAAGCTGacatttctgtataaatgttacaaaaatataGCACTACGagtcaattattattattttaagcatttCAAGTGTCACACCATCTAGCCCTTGacattacagatttttttcctttcatttgGAGGACAAAACTGTTTTCTAACCTGTAACTTGGGCAACTACAGCCTGTGATATTCGCCGGTTCCCCAAGAAAGCTTTAATCTCTTCTTTAATTATAGCACTGTCCATTCTacaaacaagagagagagagagagagagagagagagagagagagattgggtGGCGTACAACTAAGCACAtgtaatgaaaaacaacagCCGAACGGCGCTCTCGTAGCCAAGTGTTTCTCACTGACCTCATAAGCTCCTCGACTTTGTCATCGATGTCCACCTCCTCATCAGTGTGCTCGAACCCGTGGGCCCGTGTGGAGGAGTTACTTACTGCGTAACGGGGCGGAGACAGCTTCCCATTGGGCATAGCAGCGAGGACGTCCCGTCCGTTTTGGACCATAGACACTACTACCTGCATCGGAGTGGGGACCGCCGGGGGCGGAGAGGTGTCGTAGCTGTTGCTAGGGGAGGGGGAGAGGCCGCTACCACGGTAACCGGTCTGTGTGGCCGTAGAGGTCGTTGAAGAAGAGGCTGTGAGGTTGTTAGAGGAGGTAGTGCAGGAGTTGGAAGAGGTGGTGGCGTTGCTACCGTTGCTGGCGACGGCCCCTGCCCCGTTTCCGCCATTGGCGTGCCGATGGCCGAACTTCTCGACGTGCTCACGGTCCAGCCGGTCGAGAGTGTCTATGGCGTGCAAGATCTCTTGCTTCATCATGCCACTCCTGCGCAGACGCTGCAGCAAGTCAATCTGCTCGATGGTAAAGCGAGGCTCATCTGTATAATGGGACATTctgcagggagagagagagagaaaagagagtgCTACGGCATTAAAGAATTGATATCagagaaataaaacttaaatCCGCGTTGATAATACATGGCATGCACGGTGAACAATATCATCCGCCGTGAGGATGCGATTAAAAGGAACGTTTGAATCCCAGCTGCGGGGTTGCGGCCGGGGCGGCACGTGCCGGAGCTGCAAGTAAGGCATGATTTTCCCAAGAAAACCTCAAAGTCGCAGCACTTTTATCATCCAATCGTTGCAAGGGAAGTGCGTCTGAGGTCAAAAAAGACACCGCATGCATTACCACAGAATTTTTAATAGACTTTAAACAGAAGAGAGCCGGGACACGTGAGGAGGGGGGAAGGAGGTTAACTTTAGGGAAAACTGCCAAGAAAAATTCCATCCGAGGCGGCCAACCTACTTTTAGTGAAGAAGCTGAGAATGAATCACTCAGTTCTGTCTGAGAATAGTTCCTTTAATGCCAAGacgttacacaaacacacacacacatatactcacTAATTCAGAATTGTTCAAgtacactgtacacaactcAGCCAGCCAACGCCTGAATAAAGCTACAACGTATTCCATCACAAAAAAAAaccacaaatgcacacacatgctaGACATTCAAATAGTTAAAGATTCTTGCCCAACATGTTCATGCAATATGCACTCCATATGGAACACAATAATGCAGTCAAGCTGTAAAGACTTCATATAAGGGGAAAAATTCTTCGCCACGTCTATTCCATTTGCATCATATCATAGCTCAAAAACATTAGGGCTGTTTACATAAAGTTTTCCTGATCACTCCCCCGTCTGCCATTGGTCATCAAACAGATAGTCCCGGCTAAAACGCACACTATTGATTTAGCCAGTGTTGCAATGGACTTGTGGTTTCAATGCGCAAGTTTTACtccaatttttatttaaaagaatcaTCCTAAATGGCATCGTTTTAGTTCTGCATTTTAAACGGGGACAGAAGAAAGCATTTATAAACGTCATTTCAGTTTTAACCACATAAAGAATTCAATTTCCCTGCAACACGCTCTTCAGGAATCAATTCTTCTGGTAATCATGTCAGCTTTTGTCTCCGTGTGCGTGCATCGCATAAAATGCAGAAAAAGATTTCTGCTCACTCAGGCACCCTTAAAAAGCTTCAAGAGCTTTAATTGCTGTATCTCAGAGACATCAGATATAGCAAAGCagcaaaaacaacaataaagccTTGAGAATTAGCTAAAAAAATTGCCTCATGCTGCGAAAGTGTGTATAAAGCATTTGTGCAGGTTTGACCATACACCATATTTGTACTATGTGTGCATTAGCACAATAAGaagacagtaaaaaaaacagaaacaacaaaataaGTCATAAAAACAATTATCTACTGTCCCCGGGTTGCATGCACCACACGATAATTATCTGACACGAAGCGGTGTTTGGTATTTGAACGATGCCATTTCGGTCTTTGCTGCTATTTCTAACATGCCTGCTCTTGAAAATGGAAATACAAAATCTCAACAGATCCTGCCAGTGAAGACATCATACAACAAATATGGTTCAGAAATACAGCCAATTCAAATAACACAATATCCTACCTCATAAACATCAGTAACGCagacattttaaagggataggttacctaaaatgaatatactgtcatcatttactcaccctcagattgttccaggcctgtatacatttttttgtgctgCTTAACAcataggaagatatttggaagaatgtaggtaaCCATCACCTATTTACTCCaatggtatttattttccctactatggcagtaaatgggggatgagatctgtttggttactgacattcttccaaatatctccctttgtgtttagcagaacaaagatatttatacaggctttgaacaatctgagggtgagtaaatgaaaaatgttcatgtttgggtgaactatacctttaaatcaCTAGAAACTCAACCACAAGCATGCAAAACCGCTTCCGTCACTTGGAAATCTTGGTTAACTGGTCTGCTACTGTTAAACTATGCAATATCAAATACAGAAActcatttaatatattaaactGAGTGGTTAGTAATGCAAATTTCATCACTAGTTTTATCAACAACAACCAAGAAAGAAAGCTACAATGTCAAGCATTCAATTAAAAGCGTCTGATTTGTATGTCACAATATGTTTATTGAAGTGTTTTCTTTGCATATTCGTAGTTTTTCTGTTAGATGGACTGTGGAGGTCACAGAAGCATCATTAGAATAGAGATGATAGTGTCTCACTCCATCGAGCTGCAGTATTTTGGAAACTCATATGTTTTGCAGAAGCTGAAGATCAAAGTTGGTTTCGTCCATATGGGTCTGGTTCTCTTCATCAGTCAGGCATCCTAACTCTTCCTGCGGTCGCAAAACCCTGAATACTTTAAAAAGGCCCATTTGTTTCGTATGTAAATAGTGGtcatctttaaaatatcagttTACTTCTTCTAAACAAGTGGGGATTATTAAGACCATCTTGCCCGGTGATCAATGAGGAACCAGATACCCGACGTCTGTACCACCCGATGCCCACAGTACAGACCTTCATATGCATTCATTAAATGAAGatgacaaacacagaaacagccACAACCACAAGTTAGAATAAACTCAACTTTGACAAAACTTTGTTGTATATACAAGACTGGAGGTATCCAAACGTAACTCTAATAATTTAACCTTAAGTCACATTTAGTTCATTCATCCTAAACTTTATACTCTATCCCCAACTGACACGTCTCTAGGTTCCTGTCAACTCTAATAATAGTTACAATATTATTatcaatattaataattgttaaatCATGCGAGGTGCGACGAAACAACTATTCGTTTAACCACTACCAACAGTCCCAGTTGTTGCACAGTTGCATGCATGCATTTCTTTTCTAAACCCCTATCCCGCCCAAGTATTCAGGCAGATGAGACTTGCATGCGAACCAACAGTCGAACCGAGCTCATTCTAACCCGAAGTGTCACATGCATGTGCACGCATGTCTCACGTCTCAGACCGAATGAGATAAATTACGCCTTTCTTGTAATTCTGCATCTGAGACTTACCTGATTCTGCGCGTGCGGGGCCTCCGTGCACCGCAGCATTTATTCAACTAAACTGACAGTGTTCGCGTCTCGCAGCTGTTCCCTTCAATCCCCGCCACCAGAAATGAAGCAGCGAAACAGGACGATGTCAGACTCGACCGCTACCTTGCCCtaatttgatttcatttcagGGCAAAAACTGATTCGCCTTTGTCTGACTGACAGAAGCCATATTGATATTAACAGTAAGCGCTGTTGCGGTTTCATGGGAGTTGTAGTTCCCTGCGGCGGGCGGGACAGCGGGACTCAACGGGAGCTCGCGGAATAATGAACTACAACTCCAGTGGAATATGGAACAGTTTCATCCTCGGTCGTTTTTCGCCAACTGCTGCacggacaaaaatataatttctgacTTTTGCTATTCGCTGCTTACGTTTTTCCATTCGCCGTAACCGAAAGGGGGCGAATTTAGCCTATTTCTTTACAGGTAAATGCAGAATTAAAACAagaagtttgttttattattttaagtccAGTTTTATAACTAAAAACACTTTGTGAAACGATGCAA
The sequence above is drawn from the Triplophysa dalaica isolate WHDGS20190420 chromosome 15, ASM1584641v1, whole genome shotgun sequence genome and encodes:
- the hmbox1a gene encoding homeobox-containing protein 1a isoform X1 — translated: MSHYTDEPRFTIEQIDLLQRLRRSGMMKQEILHAIDTLDRLDREHVEKFGHRHANGGNGAGAVASNGSNATTSSNSCTTSSNNLTASSSTTSTATQTGYRGSGLSPSPSNSYDTSPPPAVPTPMQVVVSMVQNGRDVLAAMPNGKLSPPRYAVSNSSTRAHGFEHTDEEVDIDDKVEELMRSVRNTWLRERRSAVVFHYMCLVVRHPISLSLSLSLSLSLVCRMDSAIIKEEIKAFLGNRRISQAVVAQVTGISQSRISHWLLQQGSDLSEQKKRAFYRWYQLEKTTPGATLAMRPTPMALEDVVEWRQTPPPISSTQGSFRLRRGSRFTWRKECLAVMESYFNDNQYPDEAKREEIANACNAVIQKPGKKLSDLERVTSLKVYNWFANRRKEIKRRANIEAAILESHGIDVQSPGGHSNSDEIDGNDYGEQVAADQVLGMDDTAGPGEHQDPIALAVEMAAVNHSILALARQGGATGDIKTEVLDDE
- the hmbox1a gene encoding homeobox-containing protein 1a isoform X9 — protein: MSHYTDEPRFTIEQIDLLQRLRRSGMMKQEILHAIDTLDRLDREHVEKFGHRHANGGNGAGAVASNGSNATTSSNSCTTSSNNLTASSSTTSTATQTGYRGSGLSPSPSNSYDTSPPPAVPTPMQVVVSMVQNGRDVLAAMPNGKLSPPRYAVSNSSTRAHGFEHTDEEVDIDDKVEELMRMDSAIIKEEIKAFLGNRRISQAVVAQVTGISQSRISHWLLQQGSDLSEQKKRAFYRWYQLEKTTPGATLAMRPTPMALEDVVEWRQTPPPISSTQGSFRLRRGSRFTWRKECLAVMESYFNDNQYPDEAKREEIANACNAVIQKPGKKLSDLERVTSLKVYNWFANRRKEIKRRANIAILESHGIDVQSPGGHSNSDEIDGNDYGEQVAADQVLGMDDTAGPGEHQDPIALAVEMAAVNHSILALARQGGATGDIKTEVLDDE
- the hmbox1a gene encoding homeobox-containing protein 1a isoform X4; the encoded protein is MSHYTDEPRFTIEQIDLLQRLRRSGMMKQEILHAIDTLDRLDREHVEKFGHRHANGGNGAGAVASNGSNATTSSNSCTTSSNNLTASSSTTSTATQTGYRGSGLSPSPSNSYDTSPPPAVPTPMQVVVSMVQNGRDVLAAMPNGKLSPPRYAVSNSSTRAHGFEHTDEEVDIDDKVEELMRSVRNTWLRERRSAVVFHYMCLVVRHPISLSLSLSLSLSLVCRMDSAIIKEEIKAFLGNRRISQAVVAQVTGISQSRISHWLLQQGSDLSEQKKRAFYRWYQLEKTTPGATLAMRPTPMALEDVVEWRQTPPPISSTQGSFRLRRGSRFTWRKECLAVMESYFNDNQYPDEAKREEIANACNAVIQKPGKKLSDLERVTSLKVYNWFANRRKEIKRRANIEIFQEAQFHMSCMSSDMLWRGLFFSKKQQSWKVMGLMSRAQEVIPTAMRLMAMTTASRSLLTRFWEWMTPPAQVNTKTL
- the hmbox1a gene encoding homeobox-containing protein 1a isoform X6 → MSHYTDEPRFTIEQIDLLQRLRRSGMMKQEILHAIDTLDRLDREHVEKFGHRHANGGNGAGAVASNGSNATTSSNSCTTSSNNLTASSSTTSTATQTGYRGSGLSPSPSNSYDTSPPPAVPTPMQVVVSMVQNGRDVLAAMPNGKLSPPRYAVSNSSTRAHGFEHTDEEVDIDDKVEELMRSVRNTWLRERRSAVVFHYMCLVVRHPISLSLSLSLSLSLVCRMDSAIIKEEIKAFLGNRRISQAVVAQVTGISQSRISHWLLQQGSDLSEQKKRAFYRWYQLEKTTPGATLAMRPTPMALEDVVEWRQTPPPISSTQGSFRLRRGSRFTWRKECLAVMESYFNDNQYPDEAKREEIANACNAVIQKPGKKLSDLERVTSLKVYNWFANRRKEIKRRANIEIFQEAQFHMSCMSSDMLWRGLFFSKKQQSWKVMGLMSRAQEVIPTAMRLMAMTTASRSLLTRFWE
- the hmbox1a gene encoding homeobox-containing protein 1a isoform X7, which gives rise to MSHYTDEPRFTIEQIDLLQRLRRSGMMKQEILHAIDTLDRLDREHVEKFGHRHANGGNGAGAVASNGSNATTSSNSCTTSSNNLTASSSTTSTATQTGYRGSGLSPSPSNSYDTSPPPAVPTPMQVVVSMVQNGRDVLAAMPNGKLSPPRYAVSNSSTRAHGFEHTDEEVDIDDKVEELMRMDSAIIKEEIKAFLGNRRISQAVVAQVTGISQSRISHWLLQQGSDLSEQKKRAFYRWYQLEKTTPGATLAMRPTPMALEDVVEWRQTPPPISSTQGSFRLRRGSRFTWRKECLAVMESYFNDNQYPDEAKREEIANACNAVIQKPGKKLSDLERVTSLKVYNWFANRRKEIKRRANIEAAILESHGIDVQSPGGHSNSDEIDGNDYGEQVAADQVLGMDDTAGPGEHQDPIALAVEMAAVNHSILALARQGGATGDIKTEVLDDE
- the hmbox1a gene encoding homeobox-containing protein 1a isoform X3, which produces MSHYTDEPRFTIEQIDLLQRLRRSGMMKQEILHAIDTLDRLDREHVEKFGHRHANGGNGAGAVASNGSNATTSSNSCTTSSNNLTASSSTTSTATQTGYRGSGLSPSPSNSYDTSPPPAVPTPMQVVVSMVQNGRDVLAAMPNGKLSPPRYAVSNSSTRAHGFEHTDEEVDIDDKVEELMRSVRNTWLRERRSAVVFHYMCLVVRHPISLSLSLSLSLSLVCRMDSAIIKEEIKAFLGNRRISQAVVAQVTGISQSRISHWLLQQGSDLSEQKKRAFYRWYQLEKTTPGATLAMRPTPMALEDVVEWRQTPPPISSTQGSFRLRRGSRFTWRKECLAVMESYFNDNQYPDEAKREEIANACNAVIQKPGKKLSDLERVTSLKVYNWFANRRKEIKRRANIAILESHGIDVQSPGGHSNSDEIDGNDYGEQVAADQVLGMDDTAGPGEHQDPIALAVEMAAVNHSILALARQGGATGDIKTEVLDDE
- the hmbox1a gene encoding homeobox-containing protein 1a isoform X8, translated to MSHYTDEPRFTIEQIDLLQRLRRSGMMKQEILHAIDTLDRLDREHVEKFGHRHANGGNGAGAVASNGSNATTSSNSCTTSSNNLTASSSTTSTATQTGYRGSGLSPSPSNSYDTSPPPAVPTPMQVVVSMVQNGRDVLAAMPNGKLSPPRYAVSNSSTRAHGFEHTDEEVDIDDKVEELMRMDSAIIKEEIKAFLGNRRISQAVVAQVTGISQSRISHWLLQQGSDLSEQKKRAFYRWYQLEKTTPGATLAMRPTPMALEDVVEWRQTPPPISSTQGSFRLRRGSRFTWRKECLAVMESYFNDNQYPDEAKREEIANACNAVIQKPGKKLSDLERVTSLKVYNWFANRRKEIKRRANIAAILESHGIDVQSPGGHSNSDEIDGNDYGEQVAADQVLGMDDTAGPGEHQDPIALAVEMAAVNHSILALARQGGATGDIKTEVLDDE
- the hmbox1a gene encoding homeobox-containing protein 1a isoform X5, whose translation is MSHYTDEPRFTIEQIDLLQRLRRSGMMKQEILHAIDTLDRLDREHVEKFGHRHANGGNGAGAVASNGSNATTSSNSCTTSSNNLTASSSTTSTATQTGYRGSGLSPSPSNSYDTSPPPAVPTPMQVVVSMVQNGRDVLAAMPNGKLSPPRYAVSNSSTRAHGFEHTDEEVDIDDKVEELMRSVRNTWLRERRSAVVFHYMCLVVRHPISLSLSLSLSLSLVCRMDSAIIKEEIKAFLGNRRISQAVVAQVTGISQSRISHWLLQQGSDLSEQKKRAFYRWYQLEKTTPGATLAMRPTPMALEDVVEWRQTPPPISSTQGSFRLRRGSRFTWRKECLAVMESYFNDNQYPDEAKREEIANACNAVIQKPGKKLSDLERVTSLKVYNWFANRRKEIKRRANIEAAILESHGIDVQSPGGHSNSDEIDGNDYGEQVAADQVLGMRAVLPAEVTCHHPLWMTPPAQVNTKTL
- the hmbox1a gene encoding homeobox-containing protein 1a isoform X2 is translated as MSHYTDEPRFTIEQIDLLQRLRRSGMMKQEILHAIDTLDRLDREHVEKFGHRHANGGNGAGAVASNGSNATTSSNSCTTSSNNLTASSSTTSTATQTGYRGSGLSPSPSNSYDTSPPPAVPTPMQVVVSMVQNGRDVLAAMPNGKLSPPRYAVSNSSTRAHGFEHTDEEVDIDDKVEELMRSVRNTWLRERRSAVVFHYMCLVVRHPISLSLSLSLSLSLVCRMDSAIIKEEIKAFLGNRRISQAVVAQVTGISQSRISHWLLQQGSDLSEQKKRAFYRWYQLEKTTPGATLAMRPTPMALEDVVEWRQTPPPISSTQGSFRLRRGSRFTWRKECLAVMESYFNDNQYPDEAKREEIANACNAVIQKPGKKLSDLERVTSLKVYNWFANRRKEIKRRANIAAILESHGIDVQSPGGHSNSDEIDGNDYGEQVAADQVLGMDDTAGPGEHQDPIALAVEMAAVNHSILALARQGGATGDIKTEVLDDE